From the genome of Rarobacter incanus, one region includes:
- the ligA gene encoding NAD-dependent DNA ligase LigA, translating into MNSQGANDEAATSDAPKACDRAASDETSGGLPGSVRTRWAELVNLIDDAQFAYYVRDQPTVPDSEYDRWFRDLESLESTYPALRTPESPTQRVGGTYSTDFAPVRHLQQMYSLQDVFSVGEVDEWASRVMRDSDGAHIDWLTEVKIDGLALNLLYVGGKLARASTRGDGITGEDVTLNARTIAAIPQVLGGDPAHHPVTIEIRGEVFIPVADFSAMNEAQVAAGKAPFANPRNAAAGSLRQKDPRVSASRPLNFYAHGIGDVEWAGAAPAAFDRQSHAYSLFARWGIPISPHNRVCQSLSQVREMIEFYGEHRHDIEHELDGIVVKVDEFALQATLGFTSRVPRWAVAYKYPPEEVNTRLLAIEIGVGRTGRATPFAVMEPVVVSGSTVSRATLHNQDVVRAKGVLIGDVVVVRKAGDVIPEVVGPVVALRGDGFPRSEFVMPRNCPECGTPLRPMKDGDVDLRCPNARSCPAQLRERVFHAGSRGAFDIEALGAEAAIALTDPDAGRPSAAAQIRLDGKVSSAPPEALPPRQEPVLTNEAQLFDLTADQLRDVRVWREIKSRGRATGLFEPRLYFWTKPGAPTKANPAGKPSLVGANTTRLLAELDKAKTQPLWRVLVALSIRHVGPTAARAIAARFRSIDAIRSASHAELSEVEGVGDIIASAVRDWFDGADAGWHGEVIERWRAAGVRMQEEIKDEAPATLAGLTIVVTGTLQRFTRDSAKEAIVARGGKAAGSVSKKTDFVVAGENAGAKEAKARELGVAVLDEAGFEALIAGGPAALSGNGPVAVDGGSPVAIAGDSPVAREG; encoded by the coding sequence ATGAACTCACAGGGTGCCAACGACGAGGCCGCGACTTCGGATGCGCCTAAAGCCTGCGACCGCGCGGCTAGCGACGAAACCAGCGGCGGATTGCCCGGCAGCGTTCGCACGCGTTGGGCGGAACTCGTCAATCTGATCGACGATGCCCAATTTGCTTACTATGTCAGGGATCAACCCACTGTCCCAGACTCAGAATACGACCGGTGGTTCCGGGACCTTGAGAGCCTAGAAAGCACCTACCCCGCCCTGCGCACCCCCGAATCCCCGACGCAGCGCGTTGGCGGCACCTATTCCACGGACTTCGCGCCCGTGCGTCACCTCCAGCAGATGTATTCGCTCCAGGATGTGTTTTCCGTGGGCGAGGTCGACGAGTGGGCCTCGCGGGTGATGCGCGATAGCGACGGAGCCCACATCGATTGGCTCACCGAGGTCAAGATCGACGGGCTTGCGCTCAACCTCCTGTACGTGGGTGGCAAACTGGCACGCGCCTCGACGCGCGGCGACGGCATAACCGGTGAGGACGTCACGCTCAACGCGCGCACCATTGCCGCGATACCGCAGGTGCTTGGAGGCGATCCGGCGCACCATCCCGTGACGATAGAAATACGTGGCGAGGTTTTCATCCCCGTCGCCGACTTTTCAGCAATGAACGAGGCCCAAGTCGCCGCGGGCAAGGCCCCCTTCGCGAACCCACGCAACGCGGCGGCGGGGTCGTTGCGGCAAAAGGATCCGCGGGTAAGCGCTTCGCGCCCCCTGAATTTCTATGCGCACGGTATCGGCGATGTCGAGTGGGCGGGCGCGGCCCCGGCGGCATTTGACAGGCAATCGCACGCGTACAGTCTCTTCGCGCGCTGGGGCATTCCTATCTCGCCGCACAACAGGGTTTGTCAATCGCTTTCGCAGGTTCGCGAGATGATCGAATTCTACGGTGAGCATCGCCACGACATCGAGCACGAACTCGACGGCATCGTCGTCAAGGTGGACGAGTTTGCGCTCCAGGCCACCTTGGGGTTCACGAGCCGCGTCCCGCGTTGGGCGGTCGCCTACAAGTATCCGCCGGAGGAGGTCAATACCAGGCTCCTGGCCATCGAGATCGGTGTCGGGCGCACCGGCAGGGCGACACCGTTTGCGGTGATGGAGCCCGTCGTCGTTTCCGGCAGCACGGTGTCGCGGGCGACGCTCCATAACCAAGACGTCGTGCGCGCCAAGGGCGTGCTGATCGGTGACGTTGTCGTGGTGCGAAAGGCCGGGGACGTCATTCCGGAGGTGGTCGGACCGGTCGTGGCATTGCGTGGCGACGGGTTCCCCCGCAGTGAGTTCGTGATGCCGCGAAACTGCCCCGAGTGCGGCACGCCCCTGCGGCCGATGAAGGACGGGGACGTCGACCTGCGGTGCCCCAACGCAAGGTCCTGTCCGGCGCAGCTGCGCGAGCGGGTATTTCACGCGGGGTCGCGCGGGGCGTTCGACATCGAGGCCCTCGGGGCGGAAGCGGCGATCGCGTTGACCGATCCAGACGCGGGACGGCCGTCCGCGGCCGCACAGATTCGCTTGGACGGGAAGGTATCGTCGGCTCCGCCCGAGGCGTTGCCGCCGCGTCAGGAACCGGTTTTGACCAATGAGGCGCAGTTGTTCGATCTCACAGCGGATCAGCTGCGCGACGTGCGGGTTTGGCGCGAGATCAAATCGCGCGGAAGGGCCACGGGCTTGTTCGAACCCCGCCTGTACTTTTGGACCAAGCCGGGCGCGCCGACCAAGGCCAATCCCGCCGGTAAACCGTCGCTGGTAGGGGCGAACACGACGCGGCTGCTGGCCGAACTCGACAAGGCGAAGACGCAACCTCTTTGGCGCGTCCTGGTGGCGCTTTCCATTCGGCACGTCGGGCCGACGGCGGCCCGGGCGATCGCCGCCCGTTTCCGCTCCATCGATGCCATCCGCTCAGCCTCGCATGCGGAACTCAGCGAGGTGGAGGGGGTCGGAGACATCATCGCTTCCGCGGTGCGCGATTGGTTCGACGGGGCCGACGCTGGTTGGCATGGCGAGGTGATCGAGCGCTGGCGCGCCGCCGGGGTGCGGATGCAAGAAGAAATTAAGGACGAGGCCCCCGCCACCCTTGCCGGACTCACCATTGTCGTTACCGGAACCTTGCAGCGCTTCACCCGGGATTCGGCGAAGGAGGCGATCGTTGCACGCGGCGGTAAGGCGGCGGGATCGGTGTCCAAGAAGACCGATTTTGTCGTCGCGGGGGAAAACGCCGGGGCAAAGGAGGCCAAGGCCCGCGAGTTGGGCGTTGCGGTGCTCGACGAGGCCGGGTTCGAGGCACTCATCGCCGGCGGCCCGGCCGCCCTGAGCGGGAACGGGCCTGTCGCAGTGGATGGGGGCAGCCCGGTCGCGATCGCCGGGGACAGTCCGGTCGCCAGGGAGGGATGA
- a CDS encoding SulP family inorganic anion transporter: MSRVWSAVADLAPGAADYRALPKTWRVDLVAGITVGIVALPLALAFGVSAGVGAAAGLVTAIVAGIVAAVFGGSNVQVSGPTGAMVVVLAPVVAQHGVSAVVVVSLLAGVVVCAAGLLRLGRTISYIPWPVIEGFTAGIAIIIFLQQVPTALGVSSSLPHSTNAAVAAVQAALAANWPDALIPLAVVAATVALMLASRLVSRAIPASFVAIVVVSGAVMLARVPVQSIGELPSSLPAPHLPALSLSMLGDLAGPILAVAALAAIESLLSGRVAASMADTGPFNADRELVGQGLASIASGLFGGMPATGAIARTAVNVRAGARTRAAAIVHAIALIAVVYLASNLVSGIPLAALSGVLMVTAVKMIDVGALRQVVTSTRSAATVFIVTAVVTVSFDLIVAVGIGVAVAAFFALRALSRSCGVHRQEIPGEAQPGDERIAIFRLDGSLFFGVADRVVQRVQQQRGVEIVILRLSHLQHIDATGAHTLAELVSDLERRNVTVFIKGIKPAHRQVMTRVGAVAALRHPNHLFEDLAPAVAAARSHLRTGEPTRG, encoded by the coding sequence GTGAGCCGCGTGTGGTCCGCGGTCGCGGACCTGGCGCCGGGGGCGGCGGATTACCGGGCCTTGCCGAAAACGTGGCGGGTGGATCTGGTCGCGGGTATCACCGTTGGCATCGTCGCCTTGCCATTGGCCCTGGCCTTTGGCGTCAGCGCTGGGGTGGGGGCGGCGGCCGGCCTGGTCACCGCGATCGTTGCCGGCATCGTTGCCGCGGTCTTCGGCGGTTCGAACGTGCAGGTGTCCGGCCCCACGGGAGCCATGGTCGTCGTCCTGGCGCCGGTCGTGGCGCAGCACGGTGTGAGCGCGGTGGTGGTGGTTTCTTTGCTCGCCGGGGTCGTGGTGTGCGCTGCCGGCCTGTTGCGGCTCGGCCGCACAATCTCGTACATTCCGTGGCCGGTCATCGAGGGATTCACGGCCGGCATCGCGATCATCATTTTCTTGCAGCAGGTCCCGACCGCACTGGGTGTGAGTTCCTCGCTTCCGCATTCGACGAATGCGGCGGTCGCGGCCGTGCAGGCCGCGCTGGCGGCGAATTGGCCCGACGCGCTCATTCCGCTCGCCGTCGTTGCGGCGACCGTGGCGCTCATGCTGGCCAGCCGCCTGGTCAGCAGGGCGATTCCGGCCTCGTTCGTGGCCATCGTCGTTGTCAGCGGCGCGGTCATGCTCGCCCGGGTACCGGTGCAATCGATCGGGGAACTGCCCAGTTCCCTGCCAGCGCCCCACCTGCCGGCACTGAGCCTGTCAATGCTGGGCGACCTGGCCGGTCCCATTCTCGCGGTGGCGGCCCTGGCGGCGATCGAATCTCTTCTGTCCGGCAGGGTTGCCGCGTCGATGGCCGACACAGGACCGTTCAACGCCGATCGTGAGTTAGTCGGGCAGGGGCTCGCCTCGATCGCTTCGGGCCTGTTTGGCGGCATGCCCGCAACCGGTGCTATCGCTCGCACCGCGGTGAACGTTCGGGCAGGTGCGCGCACGCGCGCCGCGGCCATCGTTCATGCGATCGCGCTCATCGCCGTCGTCTACCTGGCCTCGAACCTTGTTTCGGGTATTCCGCTCGCTGCACTCAGCGGTGTCCTGATGGTCACGGCCGTCAAAATGATAGACGTGGGCGCGTTGCGCCAGGTGGTCACTTCGACGCGTTCGGCTGCCACAGTTTTCATCGTGACGGCGGTCGTCACGGTGAGCTTCGACCTGATAGTCGCCGTCGGAATCGGCGTTGCGGTAGCGGCGTTCTTCGCACTGCGCGCGCTGAGTAGATCGTGCGGCGTCCACCGCCAGGAAATCCCCGGCGAGGCGCAGCCCGGGGACGAGAGGATCGCCATCTTTAGGCTGGACGGCTCCCTGTTCTTCGGTGTTGCCGATCGCGTCGTGCAAAGGGTTCAGCAGCAGCGCGGTGTCGAGATCGTGATCCTGCGCCTATCCCACCTGCAACACATCGACGCCACGGGTGCGCACACGCTGGCCGAACTGGTGAGCGATCTGGAACGCCGGAATGTCACCGTGTTCATCAAGGGCATCAAACCAGCCCACCGGCAAGTAATGACGCGGGTGGGCGCGGTGGCAGCTCTGCGGCACCCGAACCACCTCTTCGAAGACCTCGCTCCCGCGGTCGCGGCCGCCCGCTCGCACCTGCGCACGGGTGAACCGACCCGAGGATGA
- a CDS encoding ArsR/SmtB family transcription factor: protein MIQEQQRPLYEIKANLFKGLAHPYRIRILELLSVDPASEVAVGSLIEETGLEASHLSQHLSVLRKHRLVTSQRRASVVYYRLAFPEVADLLGVARTLLAGILDQTRQQLDAQVEA, encoded by the coding sequence GTGATTCAAGAGCAGCAGCGACCGCTGTACGAAATCAAGGCGAACCTCTTCAAGGGTTTGGCCCACCCCTATCGGATTCGCATTTTGGAACTGCTGTCCGTGGATCCCGCAAGTGAGGTCGCCGTGGGTAGCCTGATCGAGGAAACGGGTTTGGAAGCCTCGCACCTGTCCCAGCACCTGTCCGTGTTGCGCAAACACAGGTTAGTGACTTCGCAGCGGCGCGCTTCGGTGGTGTACTACAGGCTCGCGTTCCCAGAAGTCGCCGATCTGCTGGGCGTCGCGCGGACGCTGCTGGCCGGCATCCTCGACCAAACGCGGCAGCAACTCGACGCGCAGGTGGAGGCGTGA
- the gdhA gene encoding NADP-specific glutamate dehydrogenase: MTAAAQSISAVYDTVLRRNPGELEFHQAAKEVLDSLTPVVERHPEYLDAAILERICEPERQIIFRVPWVDDSGRVQLNRGFRVQYNSALGPYKGGLRFHPSVRLGTIKFLGFEQIFKNALTGLPIGGGKGGSDFDPKGKSDAEVMRFCQSFMMELHRHIGAETDVPAGDIGVGGREIGYLFGQYKRLHNRYESGVLTGKSPAWGGSLARTEATGYGTVIFAREMLATRNESFDRARVIVSGSGNVAIYAIEKVQQLGGNVVAVSDSSGYVYDPDGIDLDLLKQVKEVERGRISDYVSRRGGRAELRTNGRVWDVATEDGGIQVALPCATQNELDENDAAALIAGGCLAVAEGANMPCTPAAVTALQAAGVLFAPGKAANAGGVATSALEMQQNASRDTWTFDYTADRLEQIMINVHNQCKETAEVYGAAGNYVLGANIAGFVRVADAMLALGVI, translated from the coding sequence ATGACAGCTGCCGCGCAGTCCATATCCGCCGTCTATGACACCGTCCTGCGGCGAAACCCCGGGGAACTGGAGTTCCACCAGGCAGCTAAGGAGGTGCTGGATTCCCTAACGCCCGTGGTTGAACGGCACCCCGAATACCTCGACGCCGCGATCCTCGAACGCATTTGCGAGCCCGAGCGGCAGATCATTTTCCGGGTGCCGTGGGTCGACGACTCCGGCCGCGTTCAGCTCAACCGCGGATTCCGCGTGCAATACAACTCGGCGCTGGGGCCCTACAAAGGCGGGTTGCGCTTTCACCCGTCCGTCCGCCTCGGAACGATCAAGTTCCTGGGGTTCGAACAGATTTTCAAGAACGCCCTGACCGGGCTGCCGATCGGCGGCGGCAAGGGCGGCTCGGACTTCGACCCGAAGGGTAAGTCCGATGCCGAGGTCATGCGGTTTTGCCAATCATTCATGATGGAACTGCACCGCCACATCGGAGCCGAAACGGACGTTCCCGCTGGAGACATCGGCGTCGGCGGGCGGGAAATCGGTTACCTCTTTGGCCAGTACAAGCGCCTGCACAACCGCTACGAATCCGGCGTCCTCACGGGAAAGTCCCCGGCGTGGGGCGGTTCGCTCGCGCGCACGGAAGCAACGGGCTACGGCACCGTCATCTTCGCTCGTGAAATGCTAGCGACCCGCAACGAGAGCTTCGATAGGGCTCGCGTCATCGTGTCCGGATCGGGCAACGTCGCGATTTATGCGATCGAGAAGGTCCAGCAACTAGGCGGCAACGTCGTGGCGGTATCCGATTCGTCGGGCTACGTGTACGACCCGGATGGCATCGATCTCGACCTCCTCAAGCAGGTCAAGGAGGTTGAACGCGGCCGCATATCCGATTACGTCTCTCGCCGCGGCGGGCGGGCGGAGCTTCGCACGAATGGAAGGGTCTGGGACGTCGCCACCGAGGACGGAGGCATCCAGGTGGCGCTGCCATGCGCGACGCAGAACGAACTCGACGAGAACGATGCGGCCGCGCTGATCGCGGGAGGGTGCCTGGCCGTCGCCGAAGGCGCAAACATGCCCTGCACGCCCGCCGCCGTCACCGCGCTGCAGGCCGCCGGGGTACTCTTCGCGCCAGGCAAGGCCGCTAACGCCGGAGGCGTGGCCACCTCGGCCCTGGAGATGCAGCAGAACGCATCGCGGGACACCTGGACCTTCGATTACACCGCCGATCGGCTCGAACAGATCATGATCAACGTCCACAACCAGTGCAAGGAGACCGCAGAGGTCTACGGGGCCGCGGGCAACTACGTGCTCGGGGCGAACATCGCCGGATTCGTTCGCGTGGCGGACGCGATGCTCGCGCTGGGCGTGATCTGA
- the mnmA gene encoding tRNA 2-thiouridine(34) synthase MnmA translates to MRVLAAMSGGVDSAVAAALAVEAGHDVVGVHMALSRSRNQFRTGSRGCCSIEDASDARRAADIIGIPYYVWDLSEEFEETVVADFLSEYAAGRTPNPCVRCNEFIKFEALLERASALGFDAVATGHYARVEMIEDSAGRVVRELHRSPNTAKDQSYVLAVMGPRHLERAIFPLGGFASKDEVRAEAARRGLSVSNKPDSYDICFVADGDTGGFLRERLGEQPGEIVDTDGNVVGTHQGAYAYTIGQRKGLNLGRPAPDGKPRYVVATQPARGQVIVGPAELLTVDTIECDRACWFDADLAAAAADGITGQVQVRAHGEPVNALVRATSKDGLIARLTDASLRGVAPGQSLVFYDGTRVLAQGTVVGAHRSR, encoded by the coding sequence GTGAGGGTCTTGGCGGCAATGTCCGGCGGCGTCGATTCGGCCGTGGCGGCGGCGCTGGCGGTGGAGGCCGGACACGACGTTGTGGGTGTCCACATGGCGCTAAGCCGCAGCCGCAACCAGTTCCGCACCGGATCGCGCGGCTGCTGTTCGATCGAGGACGCCTCGGACGCCCGTCGGGCCGCGGACATCATCGGTATTCCGTACTACGTGTGGGACCTGTCGGAGGAATTCGAAGAAACCGTCGTCGCGGACTTCCTGAGCGAGTATGCGGCGGGGCGCACCCCGAATCCTTGCGTGAGATGCAACGAGTTCATCAAGTTCGAAGCGCTGTTGGAACGGGCGAGCGCGCTTGGATTCGACGCCGTGGCAACGGGGCACTACGCGCGCGTTGAAATGATTGAGGATTCCGCGGGACGGGTCGTGCGCGAACTCCACCGTTCGCCCAACACCGCTAAGGACCAGTCGTACGTGCTGGCGGTCATGGGTCCGCGGCACTTGGAGCGAGCCATTTTCCCGCTCGGCGGGTTCGCATCGAAGGACGAGGTGCGCGCCGAGGCCGCCCGCCGGGGCCTATCAGTTTCGAACAAGCCCGATTCATACGACATTTGCTTCGTCGCCGACGGTGACACCGGGGGGTTCTTGCGCGAGCGGCTCGGTGAGCAACCGGGGGAAATTGTCGATACCGATGGCAACGTGGTCGGTACGCACCAGGGCGCGTACGCCTACACCATCGGCCAGCGCAAGGGGCTCAACCTGGGCCGCCCCGCGCCGGACGGCAAACCCCGCTACGTCGTGGCCACGCAACCCGCGCGCGGACAAGTGATCGTCGGTCCGGCCGAGCTACTGACCGTCGACACCATCGAATGCGATAGGGCCTGCTGGTTCGATGCAGACCTCGCCGCGGCGGCCGCCGACGGAATCACCGGGCAGGTGCAGGTGCGCGCCCACGGCGAGCCGGTGAACGCATTGGTGCGTGCGACGTCGAAAGACGGACTGATCGCGCGCCTCACCGATGCGTCCTTGCGCGGGGTCGCGCCGGGGCAATCGCTGGTGTTCTACGACGGCACGCGGGTCCTGGCGCAGGGGACGGTCGTCGGCGCCCACCGCTCGCGATGA
- a CDS encoding cysteine desulfurase family protein produces the protein MTDIYLDHAATTPMTQEALAAYADAARRGANASSQHARGRVARRIVEESRERIAAIVGARPSEVIFTAGGTEADNLAVKGAFFAQPRRDVVVVGEAEHHAVLDSARWLATYAGAQVRYVPVSGDGGTDAGDLARVLDEADGRVAIASLMWVNNEVGTISPIAEIAAECRARAVASHSDAVQALGLCPIDFGKTQLGAMTIAAHKVGGPIGVGALVATRDFPLVEIMSGGGQERAVRSGTLDAPAIAGFAAALEQAAAGRESQVTRQRQIRDYLIDRVLAEIPHAHLRGVDPRVDATRRLSGNALFTFDGCEGDSLLFALDSSGVSASTGSACQAGVPQPSHVLMAMGLSEDEARGALRFSLGCASTKDDIDGLLAVLPGAIERARRAGQVGRMKKETVA, from the coding sequence ATGACTGACATCTACCTTGACCACGCGGCGACGACTCCCATGACGCAGGAGGCCCTAGCCGCATACGCCGATGCCGCCCGCCGCGGCGCCAACGCATCCTCACAGCACGCTCGCGGCCGCGTAGCCCGCCGAATCGTTGAGGAATCGCGCGAGCGCATTGCCGCGATTGTCGGCGCTCGTCCATCGGAGGTCATCTTCACCGCGGGGGGCACCGAGGCGGACAACCTGGCGGTCAAGGGAGCTTTCTTCGCTCAGCCGCGCAGGGACGTGGTCGTGGTGGGGGAGGCGGAACACCACGCCGTCCTGGACTCCGCGCGCTGGCTCGCCACCTACGCGGGTGCGCAGGTGCGTTACGTGCCGGTCAGCGGCGACGGCGGCACGGACGCGGGGGACCTGGCCAGGGTGCTCGACGAAGCGGATGGCCGGGTCGCGATCGCCTCATTGATGTGGGTAAACAACGAAGTGGGGACAATCTCACCCATCGCTGAAATCGCTGCCGAATGCCGCGCACGCGCGGTGGCCTCGCACAGCGATGCGGTCCAAGCGCTCGGCTTGTGTCCCATCGATTTTGGGAAGACGCAGTTGGGCGCCATGACGATAGCCGCGCACAAGGTCGGTGGCCCCATCGGCGTCGGCGCACTGGTCGCAACCCGCGACTTTCCGCTCGTCGAGATCATGTCCGGCGGCGGTCAGGAGCGCGCCGTGCGATCGGGGACCCTGGATGCTCCCGCCATCGCCGGGTTTGCGGCGGCCCTCGAGCAGGCGGCGGCCGGGCGGGAATCGCAGGTCACGCGGCAGCGCCAGATCCGTGACTACCTCATCGACCGCGTTCTTGCCGAGATTCCCCACGCTCACCTGCGTGGTGTTGATCCGCGGGTCGATGCCACCCGGCGATTGTCTGGGAACGCGCTTTTCACATTTGACGGATGCGAGGGCGATTCGCTGCTCTTCGCGCTCGATTCCAGCGGGGTCTCGGCGTCCACCGGTTCCGCGTGCCAGGCCGGGGTGCCGCAGCCATCGCACGTCCTCATGGCGATGGGGCTGAGCGAGGACGAGGCCCGCGGCGCGTTGCGATTCTCGCTCGGATGCGCCTCAACGAAGGATGATATCGATGGCCTCCTGGCCGTGCTGCCCGGGGCGATCGAACGCGCCCGGCGGGCCGGGCAGGTCGGGCGAATGAAGAAGGAGACGGTGGCGTGA
- a CDS encoding electron transfer flavoprotein subunit alpha/FixB family protein: protein MTNHGKRTVAVLIDAANDRIRPADLEVITLARGLGGVAAVAGGELTPKAKDELARYGVTTLVEVESDVPFTITPAAAHGFAAGVRHVGADLALTTTTFANREIAALAAQELGAGLVADAQPQLDEAGNLLAFKRVFAGTWDIYSAFTTDVAVITVRANSIQAAPGDAANLNVVSLSVKAPARAAAVTTTRRSVHPAGDASRPTLSEAAYVVAGGRGTEGDFGPINTLADALGAAVGATRDAVDEGWVDHDAQIGQTGVTVAPLVYIGAGISGAPHHRGGMQAAQTIVAVNVDAETPLFDICDFAVVGDLAAVLPQAAQRIREYRAAK from the coding sequence ATGACGAACCATGGTAAGCGAACCGTTGCGGTTCTCATCGATGCGGCGAACGACCGGATTCGCCCGGCCGACCTTGAGGTGATCACCCTGGCCCGTGGGCTGGGAGGCGTTGCGGCCGTGGCAGGCGGCGAACTCACGCCTAAGGCCAAAGACGAGTTGGCCCGCTACGGCGTGACTACGCTTGTCGAGGTGGAAAGCGACGTGCCCTTCACAATCACCCCGGCGGCCGCACACGGTTTCGCTGCCGGCGTGCGGCATGTCGGTGCGGATCTGGCCCTGACAACGACCACCTTCGCCAACCGCGAGATTGCCGCGCTCGCGGCGCAGGAGCTGGGGGCGGGCCTGGTCGCGGACGCGCAGCCGCAACTCGACGAAGCCGGCAACCTGCTTGCCTTCAAACGAGTTTTTGCGGGCACCTGGGACATCTATTCCGCCTTCACAACCGACGTCGCGGTCATCACCGTGCGCGCCAATTCCATCCAGGCTGCCCCGGGGGACGCGGCGAACCTCAACGTGGTGTCGCTGAGCGTCAAAGCTCCCGCCCGCGCAGCGGCCGTCACGACCACCAGGCGCAGTGTGCACCCGGCCGGCGACGCCTCGCGTCCGACGCTCAGCGAGGCCGCCTACGTGGTCGCCGGCGGGCGCGGAACGGAAGGTGACTTTGGGCCGATCAATACCCTGGCGGACGCGCTGGGTGCGGCCGTCGGCGCCACCCGGGACGCCGTCGATGAGGGCTGGGTGGATCACGACGCGCAAATCGGACAGACCGGTGTGACGGTCGCCCCGCTCGTCTACATCGGCGCAGGCATTTCCGGCGCGCCGCACCACCGCGGTGGCATGCAGGCGGCGCAGACGATCGTGGCGGTGAACGTCGACGCGGAGACGCCGCTGTTCGACATCTGCGATTTCGCCGTGGTGGGCGACCTGGCCGCGGTCCTGCCGCAGGCGGCGCAGCGGATCAGGGAATATCGCGCCGCCAAGTGA
- a CDS encoding electron transfer flavoprotein subunit beta/FixA family protein: protein MRVVVPVKYVPDIQSDRRFDPDGVVVRSSTDGTLNELDEVAVEAALRLVEAAPGERTDHQVIALTVGPADAELALRKAYQLGVDNAVHVVDDAIAGSDYFSTAAVLSAAVGRLAQDEPVDIVITGMAALDSLGSVVPSLLAANLDWPQLLIARELTVDGGVASIERELDGVSEFQSAPLPVVVSVNDHIAAPRYPNFSSIIAARTKAIDTLSLADLGVGDLEVGAGAAGTRVISAQPREPKAPVVIHVDDGDGGTALADFLISRGLV from the coding sequence ATGCGCGTAGTGGTGCCGGTGAAATATGTCCCCGACATTCAATCCGATCGACGATTCGACCCCGACGGCGTCGTCGTGCGCAGTTCAACGGACGGAACCCTCAACGAACTCGATGAGGTGGCCGTCGAAGCCGCTCTCAGGCTCGTTGAAGCAGCACCCGGGGAACGGACGGATCACCAGGTCATCGCGCTCACCGTCGGCCCGGCGGACGCCGAACTGGCCTTGCGCAAGGCCTACCAACTTGGGGTCGACAACGCGGTGCACGTGGTAGACGACGCGATTGCGGGCTCCGACTACTTTTCGACGGCCGCGGTCCTATCCGCCGCGGTCGGGCGCCTGGCCCAGGACGAGCCGGTCGATATCGTCATTACTGGCATGGCGGCCCTGGACTCGCTGGGTTCGGTGGTGCCATCGTTGCTCGCTGCGAACCTCGACTGGCCGCAGTTGCTGATAGCCCGCGAACTCACCGTCGATGGCGGCGTCGCCTCGATCGAACGCGAACTCGATGGCGTATCGGAGTTTCAGAGCGCACCGCTGCCCGTCGTCGTATCCGTCAACGACCACATAGCCGCCCCGCGGTACCCAAATTTCTCATCGATTATTGCCGCCCGCACCAAGGCAATCGACACGCTGTCCCTCGCGGACCTGGGCGTTGGCGACCTGGAAGTTGGCGCCGGTGCCGCCGGCACGCGGGTGATCAGCGCCCAGCCCCGGGAGCCCAAGGCGCCGGTCGTCATTCACGTTGACGACGGCGACGGCGGAACTGCGTTGGCGGACTTTTTGATCTCACGCGGCTTGGTGTGA